Below is a genomic region from Spirochaetota bacterium.
CTGGTAAATCATTTTTGGGTATTCATTATTTGAAAAATACAAATAATTTTGGATACCTCAATTTTGATGATGAACGTATACTTGAAATTAAAAATTATGACGAAATAATAACTAATATTGATGCAATTTATGGAAACCCTAAAACACTGCTCTTTGATGAAATTCAAAATTTACCTAATTGGGAATTATTTGTAAATAGACTCCACAGAAATGGAAGAAATTTAATTGTAACTGGTAGTAACTCAAAGATGTTAAGCAAAGAGCTTGCTACCCATTTAACAGGCAGGCATATACCGGTAATTGTGTTTCCGTTTTCTTTTGCAGAATTTATAATGATGGATAGAATTGAATTTACTGAAACTGAAAAAAATACTAAGTTATATGATTATTTACAATATGGAGGTTTTCCCGAACCGCTTATAAAAAGGATTGATGTAAAAAATTATTTATCTATATTATTTAATGCAATTTTATATAAAGATATTATTAGCCGTTACTCCATACGCTATCCCGCTCAATTAGATGTAGTAGCTAGCTATCTAATATCAAATATTGCCAAAGAATATTCTTATAATACGTTATCCAAGATAACAAAGATAAATAATATCCGCACAATTGAAAAATATATTAATTATTTAGAGGAAGCATTTATATTTTTCAAAGTTAACAGATTTTCATTTAAACTAAAAGAACAGCTAACCTATAATAAAAAAATCTACTGTATTGATAATGGGCTAATATATTCTAAGGCAATTAGCTATACAAAAAACAGGGGTCAATTATTAGAAAATGTAGTTGCGATAGTTCTGAAGAAACAGGAGTTAAATGGGAAACTTAGATTTTATTTCTGGAAAAATCAACAGGGGGAGGAGGTTGATTTTGTAGTTCAACAAGGTAATACAATTGGATGGCTCATTCAAGTTTGCTACGATATAACAAATCTGGAAACATTAGAGCGAGAAAAACGCTCATTATTAAAAGCATCTAAAGAATTATCCTGCAATAATGTTATTATACTCAACTGTGAAGTAGAAAAAGAAGAAATATTCCAGTGGTATGGGAACAGGGTTACCATTAGATTTATTCCATTGTGGAAATGGCTGATTAAATTTGGTTGAAAAGCTCATTGTATTATTACAATGTATTGTTGCATGAAAATGGAATAGTGCCCAGCATGTGTTTAAATGAACCGTAAAATATTGTATTTTTTGCCCCTATTCACCACACAAAAAACTTCTTGCATATATTTTATGTGTGTATTTACATTGTAATGTAATGGCATAGATAGTATTGCAGCATAAAAATTAATTCTGTAGGAGTATTACTATGACAATTATAACAGACGTGCATGCACGCGAAATTTTAGATTCACGGGGCAATCCTACAATC
It encodes:
- a CDS encoding ATP-binding protein; its protein translation is MLRDIIITQKRELESKFLERYVERNIDYSLFNNDLIKVIIGPRRAGKSFLGIHYLKNTNNFGYLNFDDERILEIKNYDEIITNIDAIYGNPKTLLFDEIQNLPNWELFVNRLHRNGRNLIVTGSNSKMLSKELATHLTGRHIPVIVFPFSFAEFIMMDRIEFTETEKNTKLYDYLQYGGFPEPLIKRIDVKNYLSILFNAILYKDIISRYSIRYPAQLDVVASYLISNIAKEYSYNTLSKITKINNIRTIEKYINYLEEAFIFFKVNRFSFKLKEQLTYNKKIYCIDNGLIYSKAISYTKNRGQLLENVVAIVLKKQELNGKLRFYFWKNQQGEEVDFVVQQGNTIGWLIQVCYDITNLETLEREKRSLLKASKELSCNNVIILNCEVEKEEIFQWYGNRVTIRFIPLWKWLIKFG